DNA from Triticum aestivum cultivar Chinese Spring chromosome 7D, IWGSC CS RefSeq v2.1, whole genome shotgun sequence:
CTGATGGTGCGGAGCCCCTTGCAGCAGCGGGGCTGGGGGAAGACCAGGACCGGGCCGTCCTCGAAGCTGGTGATGTAGTCGGTGCATTCGCCGAACGCGATCTGCGCGACGCGGCAGTCGCTCGTGTCCGCCCCCGCCTCGGCGCCCCGGCCGCCGGCGAGCAGGAGGAGCGCCACGACGACGGCGGCAGCCGATAGGTGGCAGGCAGGCGCCATGCGTGGTTGGGTTGCACCTGTGCTGGGATTGCTGGATGTATGTAGAGATGTGAGCGAGCGAGTGTGCATTCGTGTGTGTGGCGACGAGACGAGAGGCGTGCGAAGTATTTGTAGGGAGGAGGGACGTTCCGGCAGAGATGGGAAACGCTCTTCTCCGCGTAACGTACGTACCTATGGTAATGGGAGTTTACAGCCTCGTTTTATTTGCAGAATGCGTTTCCAACCAGCAGTGAATTCTCTGCTCTGTGTCACACATTGTGTTTTGCACCAGGGGAAATATAAAATGATTAACTGAATTCAAATAGATTTTAAGTTCTTCAAACAGTTTGTTGGTGCATGAGTAATGTTTATGATTTATTTTAGAGGCATCCTATTTGACACTCTTTGCGTCACCCGAGCGATTTTCTTTTTTATGCTATTTTTCTCATAAGATTTACAGCCGGTTTTCCTCCAAAACAATGTTTCTAATTTTTTCTTTATATTAATGTAGGGTTTAAAAATATATTAAGGAATTTAAAATGTACACAAAATTTTAATAAGAGCACAAGTATTAAAGAAATATCGACAAATTTAGCCAAAAGTTTAgagaatttaaaaaatgttgaagaattctcattttttctaaaaatctgtACTTATTTTAACTAACGTTCACATATTTTAAAAAATAATCTAGAATTATTGAAATATGTTATTGTAATTTAAGAAATATTCGTGCATTTTAGAAAACTATGCCAAAATTTGAAACGATTCATTTAAATTAGTCAAGATTTTCGAAAATTTTCTATATAGTTACATTAATGTGTGTGAGTTTCAAAATTATTTAAAATTatttgcaaaaataaaaataaatcaaaaaagtaaaaataaaactgTTCATCGTATatcttttaaaaaaatcatgtattttttaaagaaaaaagtAAATAAGAAAAGGATATAAAAAGCAAATTAAACAAAATATTAGATAAAAATAAATTAGagtagg
Protein-coding regions in this window:
- the LOC123164150 gene encoding uncharacterized protein → MHTRSLTSLHTSSNPSTGATQPRMAPACHLSAAAVVVALLLLAGGRGAEAGADTSDCRVAQIAFGECTDYITSFEDGPVLVFPQPRCCKGLRTISDLATTSTREQRRELCECVRSVMVAAGNLNPRHVEMLRYGAGCAFRADFLPSPSSNYSCSRIW